Proteins from one Oncorhynchus tshawytscha isolate Ot180627B linkage group LG16, Otsh_v2.0, whole genome shotgun sequence genomic window:
- the LOC112215996 gene encoding protein FAM110B encodes MPVETLRPSDGCLVGVPFTSAMPFRILNKGPDYFRRPAEPGARKLSAVERLEADKAKYVKSQQVVLTRQEPVKPPIIRKPLLSPGMMLQCRINAPPARKVPRRPVDSENTGGVGWRRGPPLNLDILNNLINVCDGPLHCSPSPVPSSPSASSPSSGGNSMGNRLLADQERSNRILNDFKHVNNCNTSSTSSSSTSPFNNNSQASPAEPSRLPPPVPARGIRVGVPVPYSTPTSVTVRRVDVRPQAEVRKPLRTHLRAPIKPRQTAQPQVAQPQAPPPPPPQQPQTQPLSLTPMQALPSSPPYLPPSPMVFGAGMMPPASPAFTRMSSASSRGSRPGLARKHPSLHRSKSDLSDRYSRATADLERFFNYCGLHPEEVECMGGVERFARASSDIVSVSKMRSVSTPSSECEQAREQGEDEDEEGPARPGERVPYGISVIERNARVIKWLYGIRQARDSNAVSNV; translated from the coding sequence ATGCCTGTAGAGACCCTCCGGCCCTCGGACGGGTGCCTGGTGGGGGTCCCCTTCACCTCAGCCATGCCTTTCCGCATCCTCAACAAGGGACCCGACTACTTCCGGCGGCCCGCGGAGCCTGGAGCCCGTAAGCTGAGCGCGGTGGAGCGTCTGGAGGCGGACAAGGCCAAGTATGTGAAGAGCCAGCAGGTGGTGCTCACCAGGCAGGAGCCTGTCAAACCACCCATCATCCGTAAGCCTCTGCTGTCCCCGGGCATGATGCTGCAGTGTCGGATCAATGCCCCCCCGGCCCGCAAGGTCCCGCGGCGGCCGGTTGACTCAGAGAACACAGGAGGGGTAGGGTGGCGGAGGGGACCCCCTCTTAACCTGGATATCCTCAACAACCTCATCAACGTGTGTGATGGACCCCTGCACTGCTCCCCGTCTCCCGTCCCTTCCTCGCCCTccgcctcctctccttcatcagGAGGGAACAGCATGGGGAATAGACTCTTAGCTGACCAGGAGAGGAGCAACCGAATCCTGAACGACTTTAAACATGTTAATAACTGCAacacctcctccacatcctcctcttccacctctccctTTAACAACAACAGCCAGGCCTCCCCTGCCGAGCCCAGCCGCCTGCCACCTCCTGTCCCAGCACGGGGCATCAGGGTGGGGGTGCCAGTGCCCTACAGCACTCCAACCTCAGTGACGGTGCGCAGGGTGGATGTTAGGCCCCAGGCTGAGGTGAGGAAGCCCCTGAGGACCCACCTCCGGGCTCCGATCAAGCCCAGACAGACTGCCCAGCCCCAGGTAGCCCAGCCACAggccccaccaccacctcctccacagcAGCCCCAGACTCAACCTCTGTCCCTCACCCCCATGCAggctctcccctcttccccaccCTACCTGCCTCCCAGCCCCATGGTGTTCGGGGCCGGTATGATGCCCCCAGCCTCTCCTGCTTTCACTCGCATGTCCTCAGCCAGTTCCAGGGGGTCTCGGCCTGGCTTGGCTCGTAAACACCCCTCCCTACACCGCTCCAAGTCTGACCTGAGCGACCGGTACTCACGAGCCACAGCCGACCTGGAGCGCTTCTTCAACTACTGTGGGCTGCACCCAGAGGAGGTAGAGTGCATGGGGGGAGTGGAGCGCTTCGCCAGGGCCAGCTCAGACATTGTGTCTGTGTCCAAGATGCGCAGCGTCAGCACCCCCAGCTCTGAGTGTGAGCAGGCCCGGGAACAGGGGGAGGACGAGGATGAGGAGGGTCCTGCCCGACCTGGGGAGCGTGTCCCCTATGGAATCTCAGTCATCGAGAGGAATGCTCGCGTCATCAAGTGGCTATACGGGATCCGCCAGGCGCGGGACTCCAACGCTGTGTCCAATGTTTag